A single genomic interval of Camelina sativa cultivar DH55 chromosome 11, Cs, whole genome shotgun sequence harbors:
- the LOC104725473 gene encoding ferric reduction oxidase 7, chloroplastic — MDEHATPLLSKDQSSSSSSSSVVTSSLKWVLKVVMSVIFVTWVVFLLMYPGTLGDQLLTNWRAVSSKTLYGTTGSMFLLFSGPILVISVLASLYLIISGEEKVFTKKKISKFPRFRLWTFPVLVDGPFGVVSAAEFLGILVFSVFFLWAIYAYTLRNLSLLELFHVLPDKKSVLLLEVTGLRFGMIGLLCMVFLFLPISRGSVLLRLIDIPFEHATRYHVWLGHITMAFFTLHGLCYVVGWAIQGQLLKSLFEWKATGIANLPGVISLVAGLLMWVTSLHTVRKLYFELFFYTHQLYIVFVVFLALHVGDYLFSIVSGGIFLFILDRFLRFCQSRRTVDVISAKSLPCGTLELVLSKPPNMRYNALSFIFLQVRELSWLQWHPFSVSSSPLDGNHHVAVLIKVLGGWTAKLRDQLSNLYEAENQDQLISLQSYPKITTCVEGPYGHESPYHLGYENLVLVAGGIGITPFFAILSDILHRKRDGKPCLPSKVLVVWAIKNSDELSLLSAIDIPSICPSFSKKLNLEIHIYVTRQSEALLEDGMVHKVVHPSVKPKQTNGCPMSVLVGTGDNIWSGLYLVVSTIGFIAMITLLDIFYINKYNITTWWYKGLLFVVCMVASVLIFGGLVVVFWHRWGHKTGEVKANGNDKVALNVEEPHNPSAAELKGLEIEEEDVQSYTTMRYGTRPDFREIFESLNGKWGSVDVGVIVCGPAALQATVAKQIRSHSICRSANHPLFHFNSHSFDL, encoded by the exons ATGGATGAACATGCAACCCCACTCTTGTCTAAAgaccaatcatcatcatcatcatcctcctctgtGGTGACTTCATCTTTGAAATGGGTATTGAAAGTTGTTATGTCTGTGATATTCGTGACTTGGGTTGTCTTCCTTTTGATGTACCCTGGAACACTCGGCGATCAACTCCTCACAAACTGGAGGGCTGTCTCCTCCAAAACTCTCTATGGCACCACAG GAAGCATGTTCCTACTTTTTAGTGGTCCGATTCTTGTTATCTCCGTCCTAGCTTCTCTCTATCTCATCATCTCTGGGGAAGAGAAGGTCTTCACTAA gaagaagatatcGAAATTCCCAAGGTTTAGGCTATGGACATTTCCTGTTCTTGTGGATGGACCATTTGGAGTTGTTTCTGCAGCTGAGTTTCTTGGGATTTTggtcttctctgtttttttcctatGGGCTATCTATGCTTATACCTTGAGGAACCTCAGCCTTCTTGAATTATTCCATGTGCTTCCTGACAAAAAAAG tGTTCTTCTGCTAGAGGTAACGGGTCTCCGTTTTGGAATGATTGGATTGTTGTGTATGGTGTTTTTGTTTCTACCAATCTCGAGAGGCTCCGTTCTTCTCCGTCTTATCGATATCCCTTTCGAGCATGCTACAAGATATCATGTTTGGCTTGGTCATATCACTATGGCTTTCTTCACCTTACATGGCCTCTGTTATGTTGTTGGATGGGCCATTCAAGGTCAACTTTTAAAGAGT TTATTTGAATGGAAAGCTACTGGAATTGCTAATTTACCTGGAGTTATTAGTCTAGTGGCTGGTTTACTGATGTGGGTCACGTCGCTTCACACCGTGAGAAAGCTTTACTTTGAGCTCTTCTTCTACACCCATCAACTATACATTGTCTTTGTAGTCTTCTTGGCACTTCACGTTGGTGACTACTTGTTCAGTATAGTTTCTGGAGGAatatttcttttcattcttgACCGTTTCTTGAGGTTCTGCCAATCCAGAAGGACTGTAGATGTAATCTCTGCAAAGAGCCTACCCTGTGGAACTCTCGAACTAGTCCTTTCCAAACCACCAA ATATGAGATACAATGCGCTTAGTTTTATCTTTCTTCAAGTGAGGGAACTATCATGGCTACAATGGCATCCTTTCAGTGTTTCATCAAGTCCTTTAGATGGGAACCATCATGTTGCGGTTCTCATAAAGGTTCTTGGTGGATGGACTGCAAAGCTTAGAGACCAGTTGTCAAATCTATATGAGGCAGAGAATCAAGACCAACTCATTTCTCTTCAGTCATATCCCAAAATCACAACTTGTGTGGAGGGACCTTATGGACATGAATCTCCATACCACTTAGGGTACGAGAACCTGGTCTTAGTAGCAGGAGGAATCGGGATCACGCCTTTTTTCGCCATCTTAAGTGATATCCTACACCGTAAAAGAGATGGGAAACCTTGTTTACCGAGTAAGGTTTTAGTTGTCTGGGCCATTAAAAACTCAGACgagctctctcttctctcagcaATTGACATACCTTCCATTTGCCCTTCCTTCTCTAAGAAACTAAACCTTGAAATTCACATCTATGTCACACGACAGTCGGAGGCTCTCTTG GAAGATGGGATGGTTCACAAGGTGGTGCATCCTTCTGTCAAGCCAAAACAAACCAACGGGTGTCCCATGTCGGTTCTAGTAGGTACAGGGGATAACATATGGTCTGGACTGTACCTAGTTGTCTCCACCATTGGGTTTATTGCAATGATCACGTTGTTGGacattttttacataaataaatacaacataacGACATGGTGGTACAAGGGGCTtctgtttgttgtttgtatggTTGCAAGTGTGTTGATTTTTGGAGGTCTTGTGGTTGTTTTCTGGCATCGCTGGGGTCACAAAACCGGTGAAGTGAAAGCAAATGGCAATGACAAGGTAGCTTTGAATGTAGAAGAACCCCATAATCCATCTGCAGCAGAGCTCAAAGGCTtggagatagaagaagaagatgtccaGAGTTACACCACTATGCGTTATGGCACCAGACCTGACTTTAGAG AGATATTTGAGTCGTTGAATGGGAAATGGGGAAGTGTAGATGTTGGAGTGATAGTATGCGGTCCAGCGGCTCTTCAGGCGACCGTAGCCAAACAAATACGGTCACATAGCATCTGTCGATCGGCGAATCATCCTCTTTTCCACTTCAACAGCCATAGTTTCGATCTCTAA